CTTGTGATCTTGCCGCTAGCTTTTTCCAGGTTTGCACCATTTTCCGTcggtatttttcttgtttttgtgGGTATTTAGAAGATCCCCTTTTGTTTTCGTTCCCTGGTATTGGCCCTCATCCCCTCTCCCTGGGAAGAGGTGGTTTCGCAGTTTGAGGTTTTCTCTGATCATGTTAATTTCTTCTCAGTTGCATTTCTTGGCTAGTTCTTAGTTCTTTTGTTTTCATGTCTGGTACGTTCATTTGATATGCTAATGCATCTCTTTTTGTGATGGATTTCAGATGCGGAGTTAGGCACGGACTCTTTTGACCAGCCTGGATGTTAAATCAGTGAACTTCCTTGGATGCTTAAAGAAAGTGGAGTGAGCTTTTCTCTAGATTTGCAGTTGTACAAGCAATATTGACCATCATGTCTGTTGAGGCGGTGAAGCAGATTGTGCCTGCACACCAGGTTAAACCTGCTGTTGATCCTGTTCATGCAAAGGCGAGCAAGGCCGGAAAAGATGGCAGGTCAGACCTTATTGCTAAGGAGATTTTAGAGGAGCAAAAGCCGGCTCATCGGCGGCAAGAGTCTTCTGAATCTATATTGGACAAGGGTCCTTCTAACGTTGGTTCAGACTCTGGTGTCTTGGATGTGCCACTAACCCCAAAAGGAGACTCTGGGGAGCTGAAAGAAATCCAAGGCTTGGATTGCAACGGGAATCAGGAGAAGAAGACGTCGCAAAAGAGCAGCACTAGCGAGAGCTTTGCTTCTGCTAAAGTTAGCGACGGGACGAATGGTCTGAGGAAGACATGTGGAAGTGGCAAGGTCAGTGATACAGCTGATTCTACTGAGAGTGGGAAGAGCAGCATGTGCCGTCCGAGCACGAGCAGCAACGTCAGTGATGAGAGCTCGTGCAGCAGCCTGAGCAGCAGCACAACGAAGCCGCACAAAGGGAGTGATTCAAGGTGGGAAGCAATCCGGATGATCAGGTCCAAGGATGGTATTCTAGGTTTGAGCCATTTTAGATTGCTCAAGAAATTGGGCTGTGGTGATATTGGTAGCGTCTACCTCTCTGAATTGAGTGGTACAAGGAGTTACTTTGCAATGAAGGTCATGGACAAGGGGTCTCTAGCAAGTCGGAAGAAGCTGCTTCGAGCGCAAACAGAGCGGGAGATCCTGCAATCTCTGGATCATCCATTTCTGCCAACACTGTATACCCACTTCGAGACAGATAAGTTCTCATGCTTGGTTATGGAGTTCTGCCCAGGAGGGGACCTGCACACTCTTCGACAAAGGCAGCCTGGAAAGCATTTCTCAGAGCAAGCAGCAAAGTATGTGACAACTACTCAAATTCCATTCATTATCAGATATAACACATACCATTTTGTCTTTGAGGTTTACAAGTATGATCATACATATAATTTATGTTCCCATCATTTCCATTTTGTGGTATCACTGCATTTATACATTCTTTTGCATGAATCCCCTTTAAATACCAGTCATAAGGCCCATAACTTCTATTGTACTATGTGACTAGAATCCTGTAATCTACAACCACTGCTTTAATATAGTTTAGAACTTTGTAAGTGCTCATGATCAATTGTTGTTTGCTAACTCATTAATTCTTTTTGGCGTCTTGAAAGGCATGGATGACTCTTCTCATTGAAACTTTTGGTGATCTCTTGGTATTTCAGGTTCTATGTGGCAGAGGTTCTTCTTGCATTAGAATACCTGCATATGCTTGGGATTATATACCGTGATCTGAAACCAGAAAATGTCCTTGTCCGGGAGGATGGGCACATAATGCTGTCTGATTTTGATCTCTCCCTTCGTTGTGCTGTAAGCCCTACTGTTGTCAAGTCCGCGAATCCTGGACTAGATGCGTTGCAGAGGAACAATCAAGCTTATTGTGTCCAGCCTGCCTGTATTCAGCCATCCTGCATCCAGCCATCATGTGTAGCTCCAACAACCTGCTTTGGTCCCCGTTTTTTCTCCTCCAAGTCTAAGTCCAAGtccaagaaggagaagaaatcaAAGCCTGAGGTTGTCAACCAAATTAGCCCACTGCCGGAGCTCATCGCTGAGCCGACTGATGCTCGGTCCATGTCCTTTGTTGGCACTCATGAGTACTTGGCACCAGAAATCATCAAGGGAGAGGGTCACGGCAGTGCTGTGGATTGGTGGACCTTTGGCATATTCCTGTATGAACTCTTGTTCGGTAAGACCCCTTTCAAGGGATCAGGAAACCGGGCTACACTCTTCAATGTTGTTGGCCAGCCCCTGCGGTTCCCGGAATCCCCAATGGTGAGCTTCTCAGCCAGGGACCTGATAAGAGGATTGCTGGTCAAGGACCCGCAGCACCGTCTTGCCTACAAGCGTGGGGCGACGGAGATAAAGCAGCATCCATTCTTTGAGGGCGTGAATTGGGCGCTCATACGATGTGCAAGCCCTCCTGAGATACCCAAGCCAGTTGAGCTCGAGCGCCCACCAAAGCCAGCACCAGCTACTGAGAAGGTTGCGCCGGCTGCCAACCAGAAGGGCTCAGACAATTATCTAGAGTTCGAGTTCTTCTAGGTTTGCTTTCCTTTGTGTTTCTGAACAGGGTTGGTGCATGCAAGCTGATGTATGAAAGGATGGCTTAGAAATATTATGTTTAGGTTATTAGATGTATTCCGAGCAACCTTTATTTTTCATTGAACTGCTTATGATCTAATCCGTCCTTCGCATGTtgtaatttttaattaaatctaGTGATGATGCTTGAAAGGATGTGGTACCCTGTTT
The Oryza glaberrima chromosome 8, OglaRS2, whole genome shotgun sequence DNA segment above includes these coding regions:
- the LOC127783270 gene encoding serine/threonine-protein kinase D6PK-like, producing MSVEAVKQIVPAHQVKPAVDPVHAKASKAGKDGRSDLIAKEILEEQKPAHRRQESSESILDKGPSNVGSDSGVLDVPLTPKGDSGELKEIQGLDCNGNQEKKTSQKSSTSESFASAKVSDGTNGLRKTCGSGKVSDTADSTESGKSSMCRPSTSSNVSDESSCSSLSSSTTKPHKGSDSRWEAIRMIRSKDGILGLSHFRLLKKLGCGDIGSVYLSELSGTRSYFAMKVMDKGSLASRKKLLRAQTEREILQSLDHPFLPTLYTHFETDKFSCLVMEFCPGGDLHTLRQRQPGKHFSEQAAKFYVAEVLLALEYLHMLGIIYRDLKPENVLVREDGHIMLSDFDLSLRCAVSPTVVKSANPGLDALQRNNQAYCVQPACIQPSCIQPSCVAPTTCFGPRFFSSKSKSKSKKEKKSKPEVVNQISPLPELIAEPTDARSMSFVGTHEYLAPEIIKGEGHGSAVDWWTFGIFLYELLFGKTPFKGSGNRATLFNVVGQPLRFPESPMVSFSARDLIRGLLVKDPQHRLAYKRGATEIKQHPFFEGVNWALIRCASPPEIPKPVELERPPKPAPATEKVAPAANQKGSDNYLEFEFF